The stretch of DNA tatttatttattgtatttattttatttaacagaaGTGTTTCTGTTCTTTGGGACATGTTTGCAACCTGCTTTTGATTGTCTTCGGAGTAATTAATCATTTAACAGTGTTCAAAAACCACACAgactttgttttttatgtttgcAGAGGGCTTTGGTTCATTATCGCATGCAAGGATGCACAGGCTTATGTCACGGCTTCTCTGGCTGTAAAATGGGAAGAATATTTATCACCCAGCTTTGATGTGGGAACCCTCGTGTCTAAATTCAGCCTCTGAGGGAAAGTTGCTATAGAGCTTCAAAGCGTTGTTTCTATGATTTGTTAGCTTGGCAATGAGCCCTTGCCAATTATCCCATTGCGATTTGCGTCCGGGGAGCTCGGGAAACTTTCCAGATTCAAAGGAACACTTTTTTCCTGAGATAAAGATCTCAGAGGAAGTCTGAAAGCTGGCTGCAAATGTTGCATTCTTCACCTCCTGGAACCAAAGTCTAGAAGCCCAGCACATCCTTGTCCTAGTTATCAGACTGAATTATAATATGTGGCTATTTATAATGGAAACCTACATCTCAGTACCAAAAATAGAGAGGAAGGAAACCTCCtgaggaataataataataaaaagaaacatgttCGAAATAACAGTGCTGCATTTCGAGAGCTGCAGGTATCCTGTGGACctggttttctttaaaagtattttcctctggtGCTGGCTCACCCCATTGAACCTTTCTAAAGTCAGGACAGAGTTTGACCCAGGCCTTTGGGAAGATATTGGACTTCAGTGAAAGAAACAAAGGTTAGAAATGAGGGATGGGAACAGGAAATAGATGGTCCCATTTGCTGCTGGATTTGCCCATGCAGCAACCTTCCACCACCAGTCCCTGTGGGACAGTCTGTCCCTCATGATGGGGGCACCCAGGTCACAGCAGAGACTTTTCTCAGGTCTCTAAGTACCAGGGACAAGAAGAGGCAACAATTCCACTCCATCTCCCCCCAAATTAAGCTTGGGGATCCTGGAGACAAGCAACTTCAGGCTTCTGGGGGTGTAGAAGTAAAGCTTGACAGGTAGCCGGCACCCAAGTACAAACAGAGCATTTCCCAGAGTAATTTCAGATGCTCTGACTCCTCCTTAATAAAACAATCATGTTGCCACACGTTCAAGCTTTGTATGATTACAGAATACCATAAAACCCATTAAGTCTGCCCTGGCCTCCAGGGCTGTTCAGATCATGCCAAAATAAACGAGGGAGATAATTGAGCAGCTATGGAGCCACAATCACAGTGGCACAGCCACCCACCCAGGCACAGAGACCAGCATGGTTCCTCTGCCCTGGTCTCCCCCAAACCCGCAGCCACCCCCAAACATCTCCCAGCCCAAACAGGGCTTTGTGGCTTATCAGAACAGTAGCCTGGCAGGAATTGCATTTTATTACATGTGGAAAATATCCCATGTCTGCCAACTTTTTTCCCGAGTCTGGGCGGATTTTTGTGAGGTACCCTAAAAGCTGAATTTCAGCCTTGTGTATgcatcttcattttccttttgatgCACACAACTTTCCTTTCCAGTGCCATTTAGGAGAACCAATAAATCAAGAGGACTCCAGTGAGACAGTTGTTTGAGTTTTCCATCAGCGAATGATTCATGAACTGCTCCAGAAAGGGGTAAAATTCTAGCTCAGAGACTGCCTAAATCAAACACCTCTCATCTCCTTTATCCAAACCAACTCTGTACTGAgatactgattaaaaaaaaataataaataaaataaaatccccaaAGGATCCTTTTTGTGAAGCCTTTGTAGCTTGTGAGATCTTGCACATAGCTTGGATCATCTAAGATGACCATGGTTTGAAGATGACACAgtcaaaattaatgaaaattattGTGTTTGGAGAGTCAGTCTTCCAAGATCAGATCGGCACAGGCTGGTTTGTTTCACCTAACAGAGCATCTCAGACAGGGATGACAACCCATAGAAATACCATAAAAAGATGGggagaagcaaaagaaatattttattacatgTCTTCCAACCTTTACAGCAGTGAGGGTCTGGAATAgcttctgccagcagagccacAAACATGAATatatttcagattaattttttcCTATGAAAGAAGTGATAATAAGGTATAAGGATAGGGGCTGAGTCTTTTTAGCTTATGAAGCCCTTTGCAAGTGCTACTTGAGGTTAGCAGTAAAAGCCCTCAAAAGCACCTAGACTGGCTTCCTGTGCATGAACCCGAATTAGCCTGCGAGATCTTTACACAGAGCTGGCAAGGCAAAAGGGAACTTGCTGAAAACCCTGTTGTGATCTGAAGACATCAGCAGGTAAAAAAATCTCCTGGTCATGTGCCCCAAAAGCAAAGATAAACCAGACACCTCTCTCCAGCTGGATATGGCAGCTGGGTAcagcaatttatttaaaatctctTGTTTTCTCTGCATAAAGACAAATCTCTTACTATTAACTCTCCCTCTTCACCAGGACGgctttcctcctctgctgtAAGTGCGTCAGAGTCTGTCACCATTCCCTGGGTGTTTGTTTCCCTTTCAGATTTGGATGGCATCCCAAACACAGCGACAGCTGCCTTTACACTGAAAACACCCCTTCCCCTGTGTCGTCTTTCCCCAGGGCCAGGAGATGGGAAGCAgccagaaaagacaaaaaccaaATTCTGGCTTGTTTCTGTCCCAGCTTTATGAGGACACCAGCCGAGGTACAGGAGTGGCAGGGTTCAAATAAAGGTGCAAAACTTCTCCCCGACATTCAAGGTTGCTATTTACTCAGCTCCTTGCAAGCCCAAATGTACTGCAGAAACAAATGCACCAAGCAGAGTACCTTGATGTGACTCCCCCTCCTTTTCCaagccatgtttttttttccctctatttcCAGATTTTTGTGTAAAACCAATTTATTTTGCAAGGAGGTGAAGGGGTGTTCACTCCAGGGCAAGGCTTTCACACTGGGGAGGAATTCAACATGAAGAACACAGCCAACGTTTTAATTTAGAGACCTGCTGGACAAAGGCAGCCTGGAGGGTTCTTGTTAGGATAGCTGGGTTTGATTTTGGAACTGTGGCCCATGGATTTCATATACCAGGGCTTTTAATTCCCTTTAATATCATGGATCTGCAAGGATTTCCACAATATGCCCAGGAGGAAGTAGCTTAAAGTTAAGTCTTCACTGGAGATATGTTACAGGACAATGTCTGGAATAACCCATGTATGACATGGGTCACATCCCATATCATTCCTGTTTGTGTAATAGGGGCAGACGGGGAAGGGGATTGGGACCAGATTCTCACAGGTCCAGACCAACCTTGGATAAGACACAGAATGATTAAAAaccttgtattttttaaaatcttatgGCAAACTTGAGGCTAGAACCCCAGGGAACAGGGATGAAGGCCTGCAGGGAAGGTCTCTCTGCCTTTGCAATATTCTGAGCCTCCCTCTTGAGTTCTTGTGCTTCAGGTGACCCGAAATGACTTTGCTGAATTGAGATACCAACCACGATGCTTTCTCCCCTGCTTCATGAATATCTCTGCCTCAGTCACtcagaggttttctttcacCTCATTTTTAGGGGTTTGCCTTGTTCTCAGACCCGGGGCGGTACTGAATAAAGAGGcttaggatttatttttttttcccctgcagtcAGAGATGTGGGAGCTGTGCAGGAGAGACATGAAGACATCTGAGAGAGGACGTGCCAGTGTGTCAGAGGCAGCCATTCCTAGTCAGCCACGGCCTAATGTGGAAAAACAGATctattttaagaagaaaaaaacttcaCATGATAGATTTTAGATGAGAAATAATTTGGGAGTGATATTGAAAATGATattgctcctgctgctcttcagtCCTGCCAAGCACGTTCTATAATTAATAGCTACTTCAGATGAAGTGACTTTCTTCTGAATGTGCagtattaaacatttaaatccCTATCTGTAAATATAGGACTATGGCAGATATCTCCACAAGCCTTGCAGCTACGTGCTAATGTATATTTATGTTCTAGATAGGTATTTTTAGCAAGAACTACAAGTTCTTTCTCTATTTGATTACATCAGAGCTCTATTTTACATTAAGCGTCTGGACTGTGCAAatatcctcttcctttttttttcttttttcttcttctcttggaGTTTCGCAATAATTTCTGCCCTCATctcctttcttttgctttcatgCCCAACTGTTTTAATGCACCTTCCATGAGGGCTTTATGGGTTTATTTACCACTCCCTCCCTGCACAGACaaaatatctaaaattaaaagaaatcaagCAGCCAAACATCCCCTGGTGTTTCCCACCTTGCAGCTTGAGCCAGCCTGCAATCAGGGCACATCTATGTGTGATGTGAGCAATATCTTGCTGTGACTCGTGGAAAGTAACCGCAAATGATCCCTGCTGGAAACCCCATTCCTCGAAGTATTGAACACTCTGGTTGTGTAGCTTTGCTCTCCCACTGCACCATTGATGCATTTGTGGGAGTCAAAGCAACAGGATTGAACCCAGGTCCAAATTTCAGCTGGCAGAAGACACCAGAATGGTTCTCTCCTGTAGTTTTTCCAGCAATGCAAGGAGGTAACATCTTTTTCCAGCCAATATCACACAGTCTGGGTCTGAACCATTCTCCTCCCCTCGTGATTCTGGGTCTAAGACCTAAAGGATGCTATGGACCTGCTTTCCTGATCCAGCCCAAGCCAGGTCTGGGTGCACATTGTCTTTACATAGTCTTTACATGAACAATCTTTTGAGATGCTCACTCCACCTTTAAGAGTCATGGAGCCCACAGTGAaaagccaccatggcagacacACAACCCTGAGTATCCAGGTGTCTACCTGGAGGCAGGACTCATCTGGGTATACCAGTATGGATACCCTCACCAACTGGGTATACCAGTATGAATACCCTCACCAACTGGATATGCAAACACCTCCCTGAAATTTTagtctctgctttgctttgatCTTTAATTTCTAGGCAGACGAAAGCACTGCCTCCAGATTTGCAAGTGAAAGTGAGCGATGAGGATCATACACCCGTAGGGCTGCCCCACATTTACAGAAAGGCTGGGAGGTGGTGAAAAATACAACTGCTTGTTTGGATAAAATATTAGGCATCAAGAAACGCCCTCAAGCCTAGAAATAGTGTCCCTGGCCCTGCACAGAGTGGTTGCTGGGATGAACAAGCCCCAGGATGGGCAGGTAAAATCCTCCACGACAGCTACTGTGCTGGAGGCCACCAGCTGCACAGCCTCGTCTTGCAGGGTCTAGAGGCTGCACATCTTTTTACAGCTCATTGGAGACACTTCTCTCTCTGTTCTATTTTATTCAGCCTATATTTAAACTTCTCCCTTTGTATGTCCACTTGACCCGGTGATGCAAAATTCTGCAAATGCCTTTGAATCTGCTGGCGGTGCTCTGCATTTACTGGGGCAGCAGTGCTTGCTGGGCTTAACTCCTAGGGACCAAAAAGCCAGAATAAATACAAACGATAGCAGAAACAGCAATTCAGTGCAAATCAAACTTTGCCAGGACTCCCAGGGTTTGTCCCGTAGCTTAGGCCTAACCCAGCATGAACAGATTAATATTACTGCAAATTTTCGCACCCCTGACACGTTGTGCTAAGGGCTTTTCATCTTGCCTGGTGCAGGAATATATTAAAAGTGCTTTgagccttttgctctgttttctaCACTAGATGCTCACTGCTTTTGCAGCGTAGCCAGACTAACAGGGAAGTCCTGGATAGCAGGAGAGTGTCAGCTCAGTGAGATGCAGGATGCTCACAGCCAGCACCAGGTGACACAAGGAAGGCAGCAGTCCCCATCTGCAGCATCTTTGCTCAAGGCTGCCTTCTCCCTTGCAGTGCTGAGCTCAgctgctttcccttttcctgctgCAAGAGAAGCTGCAGTGGAAAAGAAATCCCATGCCCCAGGTAAGCATCCTGTAGCTACTGCATGACCCTTTACCCTTCTGCCACACTCCTTCCCATCTTCTCCCACCGGCTTTGCACTCCCTTTCTTGTCCCTTTCTGTAGCTTTTTCCCTCACTGAcacttccctcctcagccagaAAACCATCCAAAGAAGTGCTAACCACACAGGAAAGACTGCAGGGTGAAAATGGGAAGATCCAACTTTATTCACTAGATTCTCATCCAGaacccccctttctttttttcttgattgtCTTGGCTGATGTCTTGTACAGAGACAGAGTGAAACTGGAGTTTGGCTTAGAGGAGGTCACAGGGGCTTCATGAATGCATGAGGATGGTGCTTGGGATGTTCCCTTGCTCCCCTCTGCCCCTGTTCTTGCAGGTTCCCTTTTGCTCCCCTGGATGAGccaagaaataataataaagataaatgcaagtacccctgctctcccctcccAAAAGAGGCCACAAGCTGGCCACATCTAGCTCATTTGGATCAGCTTCCACTCCTGTTTTTACAGCAGACAGGGCATCAAGCTCAAATCCTACAGCTACTCCAAGGGAGAATGGAGCAAGTCCCCAGCAAGGCCTGGTAGCACCATTAACCAGCTTCGAGTGGAAAGGCTGACTTTTCCCAGAGCTGAGGGTCTGGGataatcatttattttcctttcctgtggCCCCTGCTGTGAAGGGATGGGGGAGGGCAGGCTAACAGAAGAAGTTGCTTGAAACAGCCTGTGAAACATCTGGAaagctgggggctctgactgcAACCTGAGCTCAGGCAAAGTGCTGCTGGAGGTTTGGGCTGGCCAAACTTCTGGATTTGCTTTTACGAGTCTAAACTGCCTTGGCTTGTTCATCCTGGGCATCTTACGAGCTTTCCAGAAATGCTTTCCATCCCAATGCATGATGGCTGAGCCCTTCTGAACTCATTCCATGGCTTATTCTAGAGAGAATTAAGTGCCAGCTCTCCGCATCTGCAAACCACACTCTGCTAAGCAGGTATTGGAAGGGGTCCAACATCCAACTGCCTCTGGAGATAGCACCCaatgtggaaagaaaagaagccaaCATGCTGATGGAGGGTTCCAGCTTTTGGGGAGGTTGTGCATTGAAATAAGATAGAGTCACACGGGTGCATGTTTTGTGGGAGCTGAGGAAGACCTGGGAAAACAGCACCATTATGTCCAGCatgcctgcagcccctgctgtggATGAAGATCATCCCCAAGCACCACCCTTGGTGGTTCTGCCCAGTCCCTCCTGCTGTGCAGAGCCACCGTTCTTCATGGTGAGGAAAGCTGCAAGGTGAGGTGTGAGTCCTGGGGACCAGAAGCAACCAAAGGTGAAGAACATCTTCTCAACAtctggaaaatggaaatttgAGGGGTTTAGGTCCAGGCGCCCAAATTTTTGCCTCGAATCCACAACACTGAAGATGGGTGAAGACACACTTGAGCAAAGAAGGTTTTCTCCCAAGGCATCTTAAAGTTCACAAGGCATCTTGGCAGAGACAGGGGAGGAGATGCTTTGGTCGGAGCAGGGGTGCCCATGGCTTCACAGAGCACGCTGGAGGAGTGTGCCAACAACCAAGGCCATTAGACCCATTGCTGAGGAGCTGCTTCTCTCCCCTTTGTTCTTGGTGTCATCAGAGCAGAGGTCGGTGTAGCAGCACGTCGTGGGCCTGCTCGAGCCTATCCCATCGTAGTCGACACAGGTCTCATCACACTTTCTGGTCACGGTGATGTTGCCGAAAAAGGGGTAACCTGAAATGGATGCATTGGAGGAcggggggaaggagaagagagagaaagaaatggtgAAGAAAAGCACAGAACACTGGAATTGAGCACCACTGGCTTTGTGCAATGGAGGGGAGTGAAAAGCACGGTGTTTTTAGGTAAATAAAGTCAAATGAGGGGTTGACTGTCTTTAATCCACAGGTGCCTGTAACTCAGACTACTCTTTATCTAACAGGTCCTCTGGTTCTCCCTCCTATCTCCctctgtccctcctgctccctccaAATTTCTTCTACTGCAGACAAGAGACAAAAGTCCCTTCATGTTTTGTTCAGGTGGGTTGCTCCTGTGATAGTTTTGCATAGGAGATGACAATGCCAAGAAACACTGGTGCAACAGTAACACATTCaggttgtttttctctctgggGAGAGAGTTGGTGTTAGGTGAGGGTGTCTACAAATGAGAGAGTCCCTGGGTTTCTGCAGTGTGTTTGCACACATCTGCAATGTCAGGAGCTGTAATGCAGAGGGGTGGGAAAGGCAAAACAGACTGAGTGAGTGGGGCGAATGCTGTGTGCTTCACGATGAAGCCCTGAGTCTGATGGCCTTCCCTGCTTCCCACCTTGGATAAGTCCACCTGGATTCTTACTGTTAAAGGATAACCCAAGGCAGGGTCtgggaaaaggagagggaagcagGGGAGAAGTTCATGAGATATTTTGGCCCACAAAGCTGAAAATCATCTTGCTCGATGACCACCCAAAGAAAGCAATGAGACTTACCCATGTCTAGAGAGTGCAGCGTCGTTGTGCACACCTTGGCATTCGGGGGACACACGGTGGGTGTTCTGCAGTCATTAATGTCTGTTGGCTCCTTGCATGTGTAACACCGCAGAGATTGGGCTGCAGAGGGGGAAAAGAAGGGATTCAAGTCAGTCACAGCTATGAAGGCAGACAGCAAGGGTGCAAATTCTCTGCTCAGTGGTAGGAATTATGTGACAGTGCTTCACCCCCACAACCAAGATGCAGAGACCTTGGAAACTAAGCACAGCTGGAGACAGTAAAAAAGCTTTGTCAAGGGCAAAGACCAAACCCCAACATCAAAGGATGAGGTGGGTGTTGCAGGGAGCTCGGCATCATCACTACTTCAGGGGATCATCAGCTTAAAAAGAGCAGATCTAGAGGGAAATCTTGCTTGAGCAGCTTGAATAACACTGTTGGAGGGTCCTGGCCCATCAGCAGTTTGGTGATCAGTCTATTTAGTGTggctttttgctgttgttctgCAGACTCGAACAAAACTGTATCAGCTTCTTAAAATGAATCCAGTTTTAGATAGAGGGAATCAATCTGACCAGAATTAGgacattttgctgttttgtgcATCCCATGTAagacctgctgcagcacagggcgAAATCGCTCCTTCTGTTTAGAGCAGCATTCACCTGCAGCCCCATCCACCCACAGAGACAGTCACTGAAGTTGAATTTCCAGGCCTCCTTCATGCTTATTTAGAAGGTTTTCCGCAGAACTTAGTAACTGAGagaataatttaaatttcagaGCCGTACCGGAGATCCTAAGGGATGAATGTGTCCTAAAAACACTTTCATCAGGAGCTGTTGCTGGTTTTTAAAAGCGATGATGCTACAAAGCTCTCGCTGGCTGCTGCTGACACAGGGACACCTTTACATATGCAAGCCTTGATCTCAGCAGTTGCTCAAAAGTCTCCGTACGAGACCTGCCCATCCACAGCCAGCAGATACGGAGCgtgcatgttgttttttttcggAGCCGTGCTGGTTTGGCTCGGTGACAGAAACCAGCCCAGTCTGATGGTTTCTATCCTGTGCATTTtccagcaaggcagcagcagctggagagccaCCCAAATGTATCCACCGCCATCTATTGGTAAAATTGCGGAAATACGGTGTTTTCTCGCCGCTAATTCTGCTGCACCTGCTGTTGGAGAGAAACTGCTGGGACTGCCATAAGGATAAATATTTCCGAAGGTATTTATTTGAACACTTGACTTCAGAATGGATTTTCAGGGCATCTATTTCTCTTAGCATCGCTTGCGAAAAATTCAGCTGTGCAGCAGAGTTCTCATGCTGCAAAAGTTTTCTCCGTCCTCTTTGCAAAGGTAGGAAGGGATTTTCGGTTTGAGAAGTCGTGGTGTGCTGGTGGCCATCTCCTCTGTCAGCAGGTGTGGTGGAGCCATCCCTGTTTACCCAAATCGAGGATTTCGGTAGATAACTTCAGAATGACCCAGAAGAGTttgtttatcttatttttttatttttttttttttggttggttgtgcACTTATAGGGCACACTGGGAGAAATCACAATTATCAAGCTGGCAAGCATGGGGATGCTTGTGGGTGTGTAGGACCTGCTTGTGTATGGGTGGAGCAGTGCTAATTTAAATTGAGGAACTGGTCTGCAACCTTTGGGCTGAGCTGATTTCCAAACCTGACCAATTCTGCGGGTGAGCAGGACAGTACCATGGGGTCTGGAGAAATTGCTTCCAGTCAAGAGCAAGTTTAGGAGAGAAAACCATCACCACCTCGCCCCTTATTATTCAACTGAGTCTGGATGGGGCACTGAGgacactgtttttttggggaaaaatgtagTGGAAGAGGAAAGCCCCAAACTGTAAGGAccagagaagaagaaatgacCAGAAAAGACAGTGCTGTGTCCAGAGCTGAAGCCAATAATTACTGTCCATCACTCTCTGACAGCACCTTCCACACCTTGATTCCTTCTGGAGGGTGAGCAATGTACCTTGAGCCATGGACATATTCCTGAGCTGCAAGTGCTGCCTAGGCCAGCTGCCTCCCATAGCATTATTCTCCCAAAATACATATCTGCCTCAGTCTCAATGATAAAGCAAAGGATGATGATGCCTCTCTGCTCCCATAAAGTGCTTCAAGACCCATGGGTGGAAACCTGCTCTGTCAGCTCCTCAGCAACACCATTAAAACCAATGCGAGACTAGAGGAGGGCAAAGAAATGCATAATATGCCACCTCTGAAGtgtcttgaaagaaaaacaaaacaaaacaaaataataataaaaaaaggtacTGAACTTTAATAAATTGCTGTAGTATTATGGAAGTAACTACACCTGTCCTGGTTGAGCCCTATGGTGTGTTCAACCCAGACCAAGTAAGGAAATGAAATGTTCAGCTCGAGCTGGGTTTGTTTCAAAGACATACGGAAGGAGAAATGAGGGTagaggaataaaaaaacaaTGAAGCTTGATGAAGAGACCCAAGACCAGACAGACCCGAGGGAATTTATTATCTTCACCCGTCTACTAATCTCTAGAAATCAGTGCAAACCCTAGAGCTGGTGGTTTCATTAAGCTTCCCCAAATCCCTAGAGTTATTTCTCATATTCTCACCCatatcttgctctttttttttcagcctttctaGTAGCCAGCTGTGAGGTAGTAGGGATGTCAGGAGA from Anas platyrhynchos isolate ZD024472 breed Pekin duck chromosome 2, IASCAAS_PekinDuck_T2T, whole genome shotgun sequence encodes:
- the LOC101791099 gene encoding ly6/PLAUR domain-containing protein 2-like; the encoded protein is MSSPLLTPGESAHRIKRRWRVERHIKLPGSRSPLLSRLHGSALSMKSLLVGLLLGLACVELAQSLRCYTCKEPTDINDCRTPTVCPPNAKVCTTTLHSLDMGYPFFGNITVTRKCDETCVDYDGIGSSRPTTCCYTDLCSDDTKNKGERSSSSAMGLMALVVGTLLQRAL